The proteins below come from a single Gimesia alba genomic window:
- a CDS encoding BlaI/MecI/CopY family transcriptional regulator has product MARQTTRYPTELELEILKRLWQQGPLSGHAIRDALNPERDVTYQSVMTILGIMEEKGYVKRRKVGGSYLYRASVTEKATSKRMMHDLVTRVFNGSAAAAMLNLLETSDLSNEEISQLREFVNRRNQE; this is encoded by the coding sequence ATGGCAAGACAGACAACCCGGTATCCCACGGAACTGGAACTGGAAATTTTAAAACGACTCTGGCAGCAAGGCCCGCTTTCAGGGCATGCGATAAGGGATGCCCTCAATCCAGAGCGGGACGTGACGTATCAATCCGTGATGACGATTCTGGGAATCATGGAAGAGAAAGGCTATGTGAAACGCCGAAAAGTGGGGGGCAGCTATCTGTATCGTGCCAGCGTGACGGAAAAAGCGACCTCCAAACGCATGATGCACGATTTGGTAACCCGTGTGTTTAACGGGTCGGCTGCAGCGGCCATGCTGAATTTGCTGGAGACATCGGATCTATCTAACGAGGAGATTTCGCAGTTACGAGAGTTTGTCAACCGCCGTAATCAGGAGTGA
- a CDS encoding M56 family metallopeptidase — MFDAKIADFAVHVLLQSTVLIAVGLLAARLSGRHKAAIQSAILRVTLIAVLFCPLASLTLSKLGVTDYALLPAWETKQIVPSGTTTISQATSVFPPDTNETTVSRINTTKGMTDPNRVPETGLSSTSIPLTNHTESDLTAPSIAASQPLPNRVSSDRSLPIAGWIVSLIWITGAGILLTKLFLLNRTVIQLRHHSQSANADVQHLCQKTSKMLGLRPPEVIISPCVHSPCLVGPWKPVILLPEQKTLTQSVLRDIFLHELAHLARRDCLFHLLARIATAILFFQPLVWLLLRRLEQIADDVCDDYVIQYGSGRKNYANTLVDFAEKLPSLPLAREAGLAMVSLRSSLSRRILRIMDSSRSLTLRLPAKWVALIVILGISATTSAALIVNTRSTSVVKNETVKEATQPDQDRTVSDMAEVVPRTSPLNTTSKTVPNADTKQKTEASTKSELRFQGRVVDPDGHPIKQATINYTNWDMPNKRILATTNEQGTFSFTIASSDQLYKVLQKGGSFVALADGFGPTVKGAYDCETSGKLRKALLEQNSNSRAPATMLEQLRKRILGGTSTFQLVADDIPLTGRIVNIDGQPVAGAKLQVAKLTGGVDERLDGWEQAAQTTGTDYYRLQQYLGMRLGNDVGGPTLDYLPTTVTDKNGEFIFKGLGRDRIVKLLISGREIETSNVYARTRKGEMIEVPMEARNPSLRKITYHPNSFTFVAGPSQPVEGVVRDSKTQKPMPGVTLQSYHLAGHRMSGWTEGIVHTVSDEQGRYRLEGLPIGRNEVICLSPLDQPYLASKFVAKTEAGSTTLQKNIELTRGIWIEGRAYDKDTGEPIQQGRVSYFAFRKNPYIKTVKGFNGAFLSTRYRLNPDGTYRIPGLPGRGLVGILADGVDSKYQRGRGAEKIQGRQDRMNGFDTYPYFASTFNFHVMSEVNPAEDAKTIKLDFPFESGRSLHIEVVDPEGKPVNEGYYVGMMKAFNTWRRFKGNQLEIKGYQPEEPRRVQVFLEERKLVGYLLIEGKNPTNLKIKLKPWAEITGRFVDKSGIPKANVTIGNVFQTIEDHPEIPSLPPHINQPAGQMVGFTTDENGQFTIIGLVPEKKHHLSATETRKNGIGYYLGEYTIETPLKPGEVRNLGDIQFMPKGAE; from the coding sequence ATGTTTGATGCAAAAATTGCCGATTTTGCGGTTCATGTTCTACTTCAATCCACAGTCCTGATTGCGGTCGGCCTCTTGGCCGCGCGTCTCTCTGGACGACATAAAGCAGCAATCCAGTCAGCCATCTTGCGTGTTACGCTGATTGCCGTCCTGTTCTGTCCACTTGCCTCACTGACGTTGAGCAAACTCGGGGTGACTGATTATGCCCTGCTACCTGCCTGGGAAACAAAACAGATTGTTCCATCAGGTACTACAACGATTTCCCAAGCCACAAGTGTATTCCCGCCTGATACTAATGAAACGACAGTGAGTCGAATTAATACAACGAAAGGAATGACTGATCCAAATCGAGTTCCTGAAACAGGGCTCTCTTCGACAAGTATCCCCCTCACCAACCATACAGAGTCCGACCTGACTGCACCGTCGATAGCAGCCAGTCAACCTCTTCCCAATCGAGTTAGTTCAGACCGTTCATTACCAATTGCAGGCTGGATCGTCTCATTGATCTGGATAACGGGTGCCGGGATTCTGTTGACAAAACTCTTTTTGCTCAATCGAACAGTGATTCAACTGCGTCATCATAGTCAGTCGGCAAACGCTGATGTACAGCATCTTTGTCAGAAGACATCAAAAATGCTTGGGTTACGTCCGCCGGAAGTCATAATTTCACCGTGCGTCCACTCCCCTTGTCTAGTGGGCCCCTGGAAACCGGTCATCTTACTGCCCGAACAAAAAACGCTAACACAGTCCGTTTTACGCGATATTTTCCTACACGAACTCGCGCATCTGGCACGCCGTGATTGTCTATTCCATCTTCTGGCCCGCATCGCGACGGCAATCCTGTTCTTTCAACCGCTGGTCTGGTTGCTATTAAGACGTCTGGAACAGATCGCCGACGATGTCTGCGATGATTATGTGATCCAATACGGGTCTGGACGCAAGAATTATGCGAACACGCTCGTGGACTTTGCAGAAAAACTCCCCTCGCTCCCACTCGCCAGGGAAGCAGGTTTGGCGATGGTCTCGCTGCGTTCCTCGCTCAGCCGTCGCATCTTGCGGATTATGGATTCTTCCCGCTCTTTGACGCTCCGATTGCCTGCGAAGTGGGTTGCCTTGATCGTAATACTGGGAATCTCCGCGACCACCAGTGCCGCTCTGATTGTGAATACCCGCTCGACATCAGTGGTGAAAAACGAAACCGTGAAGGAAGCAACACAACCCGATCAAGACCGCACCGTTTCTGATATGGCTGAAGTCGTTCCGCGAACCAGCCCTCTGAATACAACATCAAAGACCGTTCCCAATGCTGACACAAAACAGAAAACCGAGGCGTCAACGAAATCAGAACTCCGGTTCCAGGGGCGCGTAGTTGATCCTGATGGCCATCCCATCAAGCAGGCAACGATTAATTACACAAACTGGGACATGCCCAATAAACGAATTCTCGCCACAACAAATGAGCAGGGAACGTTTAGCTTTACTATCGCCTCCTCGGATCAGCTCTATAAAGTGCTCCAGAAAGGAGGCTCGTTTGTGGCACTGGCGGATGGTTTCGGTCCTACCGTGAAAGGTGCCTATGATTGTGAAACATCCGGCAAACTGCGCAAAGCCTTGTTAGAGCAGAATTCCAATTCCCGCGCCCCCGCGACAATGCTTGAGCAACTTCGAAAACGAATCCTCGGCGGCACATCCACATTTCAACTTGTCGCAGACGACATTCCCCTAACGGGTCGGATCGTTAATATTGACGGACAGCCCGTTGCCGGAGCGAAGCTGCAGGTCGCCAAACTAACCGGGGGTGTCGACGAGAGGCTTGATGGCTGGGAACAGGCGGCGCAAACAACAGGGACCGACTATTATCGGTTACAGCAATATCTCGGTATGAGATTAGGTAACGATGTAGGCGGCCCGACACTGGACTACCTGCCCACAACGGTGACTGACAAAAACGGGGAATTCATCTTCAAAGGACTCGGTCGTGACCGCATCGTCAAGCTGTTGATTTCGGGACGGGAGATCGAAACCAGCAACGTTTACGCACGAACCAGAAAGGGAGAGATGATCGAAGTCCCCATGGAAGCACGCAATCCGTCTCTGAGAAAAATTACCTATCACCCAAACTCATTCACGTTTGTTGCCGGTCCTTCGCAACCGGTCGAAGGGGTCGTCCGAGATTCGAAAACTCAAAAACCAATGCCCGGCGTCACACTGCAAAGTTATCATCTGGCCGGGCATCGCATGTCAGGCTGGACCGAAGGCATTGTGCACACGGTTTCCGACGAGCAGGGACGTTATCGACTGGAAGGTTTACCGATCGGAAGAAACGAAGTCATCTGTCTCTCCCCTCTCGATCAGCCTTATCTGGCTTCGAAATTTGTGGCTAAGACCGAGGCGGGCAGTACAACACTCCAGAAGAATATCGAACTCACGCGGGGAATCTGGATTGAAGGCCGCGCTTATGACAAAGACACGGGGGAACCGATTCAACAAGGACGTGTGTCTTATTTTGCCTTTCGGAAGAACCCCTATATAAAAACCGTCAAAGGATTCAACGGAGCCTTCCTTTCCACACGATACCGACTCAATCCTGATGGGACCTATCGAATTCCCGGACTTCCTGGAAGAGGGCTGGTCGGGATCCTGGCCGATGGAGTCGATTCCAAATACCAGCGAGGGAGAGGTGCCGAAAAGATCCAAGGTAGACAAGACCGTATGAATGGATTCGACACGTATCCATATTTTGCATCGACATTCAACTTCCACGTCATGTCTGAAGTCAACCCCGCTGAAGACGCGAAAACCATTAAGCTCGATTTCCCCTTTGAATCAGGACGATCTTTGCATATTGAAGTGGTTGATCCTGAAGGCAAGCCGGTGAACGAAGGCTATTATGTTGGAATGATGAAGGCCTTCAACACTTGGCGAAGATTCAAAGGAAATCAGTTAGAGATCAAAGGTTATCAACCAGAAGAACCACGACGCGTCCAGGTATTTTTAGAAGAACGCAAACTGGTCGGCTATCTCTTAATTGAAGGAAAAAACCCGACTAACTTGAAAATCAAATTAAAGCCATGGGCCGAAATTACGGGTCGCTTCGTTGACAAATCTGGCATCCCCAAAGCCAATGTCACGATTGGTAATGTCTTCCAGACTATTGAAGACCATCCTGAAATCCCATCACTCCCTCCTCACATCAATCAACCTGCAGGCCAGATGGTCGGTTTCACAACTGATGAAAACGGTCAATTTACGATCATCGGACTGGTCCCTGAAAAAAAACACCACCTGAGTGCCACGGAAACTCGTAAAAATGGGATCGGCTACTATCTGGGAGAATATACGATAGAGACCCCGCTCAAACCAGGTGAAGTTCGTAATCTCGGCGACATCCAGTTCATGCCCAAAGGAGCCGAGTGA
- a CDS encoding BlaI/MecI/CopY family transcriptional regulator, with protein MNAKQLGRVQLQIMQVLWDRGRANAREITDALNESSEIAHSTVQTLLRQLETKQAIAHDIEERTFVFYPLIKEDKVTRQATRELINKIFDGSAAGLVAYLIENEKIPKSELQRLRKLINDES; from the coding sequence ATGAATGCCAAACAACTGGGACGCGTTCAACTACAAATCATGCAGGTACTCTGGGATCGGGGCCGCGCCAATGCGCGTGAGATTACCGATGCACTGAATGAAAGTAGTGAGATCGCACATAGCACAGTTCAGACACTACTGCGCCAGCTCGAGACCAAGCAGGCGATCGCCCATGACATCGAGGAACGCACATTTGTGTTTTATCCCCTGATCAAGGAAGACAAAGTGACGCGGCAGGCGACTCGCGAACTGATCAATAAAATCTTCGACGGCTCCGCTGCCGGTCTGGTCGCCTATCTGATTGAAAACGAGAAAATTCCCAAGTCAGAATTACAGAGGCTGCGCAAACTGATCAACGACGAGTCATAA
- a CDS encoding DUF1800 domain-containing protein, which yields MELTLQAKKPDSSTRWREYRPTKKTPWNLRRVVHLHRRSGFAATWTELQRDLQEGPQASIDRVLNGTTCENSFPEDFERMSATIAEAAVRSNQPDRLKAWWLFRMLFTTDPLTEKLTLLWHNHFATSNHKLEDLSLMRQQNDLFRSLARAPFGKLLTAVLHDPAMLLWLDAPSNHKGHPNENLARELMELFTLGIGHYNETDVKEAARALTGWTVIDDRFSFRASQHDAGQKTILNQRGAWNGEELVELLLDQRATPQRLAWRLCQQFLGEGVAQQEDISSLADGLQTHDLDIDWGTETILRSELFFADQNIRQRVAGPAEFIIGATRALELFDPPPQTIILADWMRQLGQDLFYPPNVGGWNGGRDWLRTSALISRANFATGLSRGQFSSNHQLPDWSRFTAKQGQSSIPEDFAAFLADLLFGGEPSPGWIEGIVKGVSTKSHSREVVLQQTIAAVLASPEAQLN from the coding sequence ATGGAACTTACCCTTCAGGCAAAGAAGCCTGATAGCTCAACCCGCTGGCGTGAATATCGCCCCACAAAAAAAACACCCTGGAATCTGCGGCGTGTGGTCCACTTGCATCGGCGATCCGGCTTTGCGGCCACGTGGACTGAACTACAGCGCGATCTGCAAGAGGGCCCACAGGCAAGCATTGACCGCGTGCTGAATGGGACGACATGCGAAAACAGTTTTCCTGAGGATTTCGAACGCATGTCCGCTACCATTGCGGAAGCAGCGGTTCGCTCAAATCAACCCGACCGCCTGAAAGCGTGGTGGCTGTTTCGCATGCTGTTCACGACAGATCCGTTAACGGAAAAACTGACACTACTCTGGCACAATCACTTTGCGACCAGTAATCATAAACTGGAAGATCTGTCGCTGATGCGACAGCAAAACGATCTATTCCGCAGCCTGGCACGGGCGCCGTTTGGTAAACTGCTCACCGCCGTCCTGCATGACCCGGCCATGCTGCTCTGGCTGGATGCACCTTCCAATCACAAAGGACACCCCAACGAAAATCTGGCACGCGAATTGATGGAACTGTTTACGCTGGGCATCGGTCATTACAACGAAACCGATGTCAAAGAAGCAGCCCGGGCACTGACGGGCTGGACAGTGATCGATGACCGATTCTCATTTCGTGCTTCCCAACACGATGCCGGGCAAAAGACAATTCTCAATCAGAGAGGTGCCTGGAACGGAGAGGAACTGGTTGAACTCCTGTTAGATCAACGCGCCACCCCGCAGCGCCTCGCATGGCGGTTATGTCAGCAGTTTCTCGGCGAAGGAGTCGCTCAGCAGGAAGACATCAGTTCTCTGGCTGATGGTCTGCAGACACACGATCTGGATATCGACTGGGGAACGGAAACCATTCTCCGGAGTGAGCTTTTCTTTGCAGATCAGAATATTCGTCAGCGTGTTGCGGGACCAGCCGAGTTTATCATCGGCGCCACGCGGGCTTTGGAACTGTTCGATCCGCCTCCTCAAACAATAATTCTGGCCGACTGGATGCGTCAATTGGGACAGGATCTGTTTTATCCCCCGAATGTGGGAGGCTGGAATGGTGGCAGAGACTGGTTGAGAACCAGTGCGCTCATCAGTCGGGCTAACTTTGCCACGGGACTTTCTCGCGGCCAGTTTTCCTCAAACCATCAACTACCAGACTGGTCTCGCTTCACCGCGAAACAGGGGCAGTCCTCTATTCCCGAAGACTTCGCGGCGTTCCTCGCTGATCTGCTATTTGGAGGTGAACCCTCGCCCGGCTGGATCGAAGGCATCGTCAAAGGCGTTTCGACAAAGTCTCATTCTCGCGAGGTTGTACTACAACAAACCATTGCCGCCGTTCTCGCATCACCCGAGGCACAACTCAACTGA
- a CDS encoding DUF1501 domain-containing protein, translating into MLTRRQFLNTSFQSTSILSLASSIPCFLTRSLQAAENKNHGRILVVIELSGGNDGLNTVVPFNDENYQKHRNTLHITKEKVLKLNSEIGLHPAMTGAAQLVEDGRLAIVQGVGYPNPNRSHFESMGIWQSAQSNPKAHGGYGWLGRALDQNSKQVHTFADAICLGNVDPPQALRGRQSIQSTIRSLAELQLDSHTPSSETKPDESTTDDLLQYVRRRSIDARATAARITKLKNASITKTRYPQNGLANRLKGIARLIRADLEPRVYYTVQAGYDTHINQEFDHYRRLSEFSGALSAFLNDLRDSQLDDRVLVLVFSEFGRRVAENDSQGTDHGTAGPVFLAGPSVKAGLHGATPDLADLVDGDLKMTIDFRRVYATVLSKWLDINPQTCLQGNFAAMDLMNS; encoded by the coding sequence ATGTTGACACGACGCCAGTTTCTAAATACTTCGTTTCAGTCAACGTCAATCCTCTCACTTGCTTCCTCAATCCCCTGCTTTCTCACGCGGTCGCTGCAAGCGGCTGAGAACAAGAATCACGGGCGGATTCTGGTCGTGATTGAACTCAGCGGAGGTAACGACGGACTGAATACGGTCGTCCCCTTTAATGATGAGAACTATCAGAAACATCGAAATACTTTACATATTACGAAAGAAAAAGTTCTGAAACTGAATTCGGAAATCGGCTTGCATCCGGCGATGACCGGCGCTGCTCAACTTGTGGAAGACGGACGACTGGCGATCGTTCAAGGTGTCGGCTATCCGAACCCGAATCGCTCTCACTTTGAGAGTATGGGCATCTGGCAGTCAGCACAATCGAACCCCAAAGCGCACGGCGGTTATGGTTGGCTGGGACGTGCCCTCGATCAGAATTCAAAACAGGTTCACACGTTCGCCGATGCCATCTGCCTGGGCAATGTTGACCCGCCGCAGGCGCTGCGCGGACGTCAGTCAATACAATCGACGATTCGGAGTCTCGCGGAACTGCAACTCGACTCACATACTCCCAGCTCCGAAACAAAACCAGATGAAAGCACAACAGACGATCTGCTCCAATACGTGCGCCGCCGGAGTATTGATGCCCGTGCGACGGCCGCTCGCATTACCAAACTGAAAAACGCCAGTATAACTAAAACGCGCTACCCGCAAAACGGTCTGGCAAATCGGCTAAAAGGCATCGCCCGGCTGATCCGCGCCGATCTGGAACCGCGCGTGTATTACACAGTTCAAGCAGGCTATGACACGCACATCAACCAGGAGTTCGATCATTATCGACGGCTTTCGGAATTCAGCGGTGCTCTGAGCGCGTTCCTCAACGATCTGCGTGACTCCCAACTGGACGATCGCGTGCTGGTGCTGGTCTTCAGTGAATTCGGACGCCGCGTAGCAGAAAACGATTCCCAAGGAACCGATCACGGCACCGCCGGCCCCGTGTTTCTGGCAGGCCCGTCGGTCAAAGCCGGGCTGCACGGAGCAACTCCGGATCTGGCCGATTTGGTTGACGGTGATCTTAAAATGACAATCGACTTCCGCCGTGTTTATGCCACAGTCCTCTCCAAGTGGCTCGACATCAATCCCCAAACATGTCTGCAGGGGAATTTTGCAGCCATGGATTTAATGAATTCGTAA
- a CDS encoding M56 family metallopeptidase, which produces MLDWNQEFCVKLVLCFVHLLWQGLIIGAAFAILMGVLRNRSPQSRHACGLICLLIFALCVPVTYLTISDTVFPAPEVLTASGQTVPIVQPPAQETLPLAIETRPVINTGTSEELAPSEKPGLTVAKRPWDFRRAAPLLIAAYFVGVLFFASRLACGVYLSRVYRRLATPVTQPELIASIEKVTRQIGLTLQPPVMWCQQVGVPSVVGIMRPAVLLPLACLTQLKPEQLEQILFHELTHIRRYDHLFNLAQNTLEAVLFFHPVVWLISKRVRLEREFCCDAAVVAAGSHADEYANLLIDVAEIAKTVPTRVNPIAVSATGRESILGIRIERIMGFNRRPKDRLFETGSLITTAIVLGLFCLLAFQVPSIAEPAADRPASQEKNTVEKIAVTNAPKTETEVEQPKPAAPDEIVGIVIDEAGKPIEGVLVDAWTWWKGTETKTNKQGVFRLKPKSDGGRAEVRISKPGYSPHYIFQQACGGDILTVMLNNKTYIEGQLFDPSGKPVPDATVQGLQGPKQGNGVLIKEVKTATMTDAAGRYRMYVFPDTYEMRVSVPGVGVARVPNIVVDKNQAKSLDLQLKQGVRFEARVIDADTGKPVEQVVLWSWQNRSVFGKSDADGRIVIEGMLPGEYSFQVGYGKSQKINGVTGYFHGILGRWWSSDAVKEWQHKTIQQNGWQRNFDDLTFDLSIGMAPVTIVVEKGVEFSGKVLDPDGNPVAGATVAPAKSGSGNSLTGDTRYSVTTKDDGSYRVVMPAGNRFEYNLIAHDGKYQQWRNWANGVSQPVHSSPNEKFDHFNLTLTRPCTVKGRVVSASGRSVKGLRVGAQAADLLVNRYYDPTTKTNADGIFELKFIRPGENYIRVEPFHFIATSGLPGTWEKVNLKSGETYEDIELVIE; this is translated from the coding sequence ATGCTGGACTGGAATCAGGAATTCTGTGTGAAACTCGTGCTCTGTTTCGTTCATTTATTATGGCAAGGACTCATTATTGGAGCCGCATTTGCCATCTTGATGGGAGTCCTTCGAAATCGCTCACCTCAGTCGAGGCATGCCTGCGGGTTGATTTGTCTCCTGATCTTTGCTCTGTGTGTGCCGGTTACTTATCTGACTATCAGCGACACGGTCTTCCCTGCGCCGGAAGTTCTCACGGCATCCGGTCAAACGGTACCCATTGTGCAGCCGCCTGCACAGGAAACGCTGCCGCTGGCTATAGAAACGCGTCCGGTGATCAATACGGGCACGTCGGAAGAACTTGCTCCGTCGGAAAAGCCGGGGCTCACTGTAGCCAAACGTCCCTGGGATTTTCGTCGCGCAGCACCGCTGTTGATTGCGGCGTACTTTGTGGGGGTGTTGTTTTTCGCCTCGCGATTGGCATGCGGTGTTTATCTCAGCCGTGTCTACCGACGGCTTGCGACTCCCGTGACCCAACCGGAACTCATCGCTTCGATTGAAAAGGTTACTCGTCAAATTGGACTCACACTGCAGCCTCCTGTCATGTGGTGTCAGCAGGTCGGCGTTCCGTCGGTGGTTGGTATTATGAGACCGGCGGTTCTGCTGCCTTTAGCCTGCCTGACTCAATTAAAACCGGAACAACTGGAGCAGATTCTGTTTCATGAATTGACCCACATCCGACGTTACGATCATCTGTTTAATCTGGCTCAGAATACATTGGAAGCAGTCCTCTTCTTTCACCCAGTAGTCTGGTTGATTTCCAAACGGGTCCGACTGGAACGCGAGTTTTGCTGCGACGCCGCTGTCGTTGCAGCGGGTAGTCACGCTGATGAGTATGCGAATTTACTGATCGATGTCGCGGAAATTGCGAAAACGGTGCCGACCAGAGTGAATCCAATTGCCGTTTCTGCAACCGGTCGTGAATCCATACTGGGCATTCGGATTGAACGGATAATGGGCTTTAACCGCAGGCCGAAAGACCGCTTGTTTGAAACCGGCAGTCTGATTACGACTGCGATCGTTCTAGGGTTGTTCTGTCTTCTGGCTTTTCAGGTTCCTTCGATCGCGGAACCGGCCGCCGATCGTCCGGCGTCTCAGGAAAAAAATACTGTGGAAAAAATTGCTGTCACCAATGCTCCAAAGACAGAAACTGAAGTCGAACAACCGAAGCCGGCTGCTCCCGATGAAATTGTGGGTATTGTCATCGATGAAGCGGGAAAACCGATAGAAGGCGTGCTGGTTGATGCCTGGACGTGGTGGAAAGGGACGGAAACCAAAACGAACAAGCAGGGCGTGTTCAGGCTGAAACCGAAATCAGATGGCGGTCGCGCGGAAGTCCGCATCAGTAAGCCTGGCTATTCACCACACTATATATTTCAACAGGCCTGTGGAGGGGACATCTTGACCGTTATGTTAAATAATAAAACCTATATCGAAGGTCAATTGTTTGACCCTAGCGGGAAACCGGTGCCTGATGCCACGGTCCAAGGTCTGCAGGGACCTAAACAAGGTAACGGAGTATTGATCAAAGAGGTGAAGACCGCGACAATGACAGATGCAGCTGGCCGTTATCGAATGTACGTTTTTCCTGATACCTATGAGATGCGTGTTTCTGTCCCCGGGGTCGGCGTGGCGCGTGTGCCGAATATCGTTGTCGACAAAAACCAGGCGAAGTCGCTGGATCTTCAACTGAAGCAGGGCGTCCGTTTTGAGGCCCGGGTAATCGACGCTGATACGGGTAAACCTGTGGAGCAGGTCGTGCTCTGGTCCTGGCAGAATCGTTCTGTTTTCGGCAAGTCTGATGCGGACGGTAGAATTGTGATCGAAGGAATGTTGCCTGGTGAATATAGTTTTCAGGTTGGCTATGGAAAGTCTCAAAAAATAAATGGGGTTACTGGTTATTTTCATGGAATTTTAGGTCGCTGGTGGTCTTCCGATGCCGTGAAAGAATGGCAACACAAGACGATTCAACAAAACGGCTGGCAGCGAAACTTTGATGACTTAACCTTTGACCTTTCGATCGGAATGGCCCCCGTTACGATTGTGGTTGAGAAAGGTGTTGAGTTTTCAGGAAAAGTTCTGGACCCCGATGGGAATCCCGTTGCTGGAGCGACGGTCGCTCCGGCCAAAAGTGGCAGTGGGAACTCCTTGACCGGCGATACTCGTTACAGTGTCACAACAAAGGATGATGGCAGTTATCGCGTCGTCATGCCGGCCGGAAACCGTTTCGAATACAATTTGATTGCGCATGATGGCAAGTACCAGCAATGGCGCAACTGGGCCAATGGAGTGAGCCAACCCGTTCATTCCAGTCCGAACGAGAAGTTCGATCACTTCAACCTGACGTTAACCCGCCCCTGTACTGTTAAAGGACGTGTCGTTTCTGCCAGTGGTCGAAGCGTGAAAGGGCTGCGCGTGGGTGCTCAGGCAGCAGACTTACTGGTAAATCGCTATTACGACCCCACAACAAAGACCAATGCGGATGGGATATTTGAATTGAAATTCATTCGGCCCGGAGAGAATTATATCCGAGTGGAACCATTTCATTTTATCGCGACTTCCGGCTTGCCTGGAACATGGGAGAAGGTCAACTTGAAATCAGGCGAAACCTATGAAGACATTGAACTGGTGATCGAATAA
- a CDS encoding class II glutamine amidotransferase: MCRWLAYSGPSLKLSTLLTRPSHSLIDQSRHATHNIESLNGDGFGVGWYGEDPTPGVYRDTHPAWNDENFRHLSEHIQSGLFLAHVRASTGTAVQNTNCHPFTFENWLFQHNGSVPGFRSLRRALLFDVDPELFPFIQGSTDSEILFFLALTFGLRDDAPQALARMIGHVERARQSAGIEAPLFFSACTTDGQSLWAVRYSSNNQSRTLYHSSHLHALHDLDGTYGSLPADATIVVSEPLDDLTENWEEVPESSLLTVAQGAVSVSVFVPET; the protein is encoded by the coding sequence ATGTGCCGCTGGCTTGCCTATTCCGGCCCGTCTCTCAAATTGAGTACTCTATTAACGCGTCCCAGTCATTCGCTGATTGACCAGAGCCGTCATGCCACGCACAACATTGAGAGTCTGAATGGAGACGGATTTGGTGTGGGCTGGTACGGCGAAGATCCGACGCCGGGCGTTTATCGCGATACGCATCCCGCCTGGAATGATGAAAATTTTCGACATCTGTCGGAACACATTCAATCGGGACTGTTCCTGGCACATGTGCGTGCTTCTACGGGAACCGCGGTTCAGAATACCAACTGTCATCCCTTTACGTTTGAAAACTGGCTGTTTCAACACAACGGTTCGGTTCCTGGATTTCGTTCCCTCAGAAGAGCACTATTGTTCGACGTCGATCCCGAATTGTTCCCCTTTATTCAGGGTTCAACCGATTCGGAAATTCTATTTTTCCTGGCACTCACTTTTGGTTTACGCGACGATGCACCCCAAGCCCTGGCCCGGATGATCGGTCATGTGGAACGCGCCCGCCAGTCCGCCGGCATCGAAGCGCCCCTCTTTTTCAGCGCCTGTACAACCGACGGGCAGAGCCTCTGGGCCGTTCGCTATTCCAGCAACAACCAGTCCCGAACGCTGTATCACAGCAGTCACCTGCATGCCCTGCACGATCTGGATGGAACCTATGGGAGTCTACCCGCTGATGCAACGATTGTCGTCTCCGAACCATTAGATGACTTAACCGAAAACTGGGAAGAAGTTCCCGAATCGTCTCTGCTCACCGTTGCACAAGGCGCGGTGAGTGTTAGCGTCTTTGTACCAGAGACCTAG